In Archangium violaceum, the following are encoded in one genomic region:
- a CDS encoding UbiA family prenyltransferase: MSRPLRLSLAPVHRDQGTWRAVLQWLIRNKLHVAACSLAATWAWSRMMGTPLLGVDLFVVPVLVLSIYQWNRLNDVLEDAVNCPDELAAAEQAQGLIRVSCLLGSILALGGALLVGRAAGVLVVLMGLLLGWFYGFRSGVETFGLKRLFGIKNVSSAFGWTLMTVLYPGLHSGAGLGVAFWVAAACMFLAVWTVEVLWDIRDVRGDAVAGIPSLPVVLGVPAARRLVHVGNLLIVALVGTAVLTRTLPGIWALILINPLLTFVWLRFDIETGRGWSHLLVLMQTLLLFGLGVLSG, encoded by the coding sequence ATGAGCCGTCCCTTGCGGTTGTCACTGGCCCCCGTGCACCGCGACCAGGGCACGTGGCGGGCCGTCCTCCAGTGGCTCATCCGGAACAAGCTCCACGTGGCCGCCTGCTCGCTCGCGGCGACCTGGGCCTGGAGTCGCATGATGGGCACTCCCCTCCTGGGGGTGGACCTGTTCGTGGTTCCGGTGCTGGTGCTCAGCATCTATCAGTGGAACAGGCTCAACGATGTCCTCGAGGACGCGGTGAACTGTCCAGACGAGCTCGCCGCGGCCGAACAGGCGCAGGGGCTCATCCGGGTGTCCTGCCTTCTCGGGTCGATCCTCGCTCTCGGGGGCGCCCTGCTCGTGGGGCGCGCGGCCGGTGTGCTCGTGGTGTTGATGGGACTGCTGCTCGGCTGGTTCTATGGTTTCCGCTCGGGCGTGGAGACCTTCGGCCTGAAGCGTCTGTTCGGCATCAAGAACGTGAGCAGCGCATTCGGATGGACGCTCATGACCGTCCTCTACCCCGGCCTGCACTCCGGCGCCGGCCTCGGAGTGGCATTCTGGGTCGCCGCCGCCTGCATGTTCCTGGCGGTCTGGACGGTGGAGGTCCTCTGGGACATCCGAGATGTGCGTGGAGATGCCGTGGCGGGCATTCCCTCGTTGCCGGTCGTGCTGGGAGTACCGGCCGCGAGACGTCTCGTCCACGTGGGCAATCTGCTGATCGTGGCGCTCGTTGGGACAGCCGTCCTGACCCGGACGCTGCCTGGCATCTGGGCCCTCATCCTCATCAACCCGCTGCTCACCTTCGTGTGGCTGCGGTTCGACATCGAGACCGGACGCGGTTGGTCCCACCTCCTCGTGCTCATGCAGACGCTGCTCCTCTTCGGGCTTGGCGTGCTCTCGGGCTGA
- a CDS encoding alpha/beta fold hydrolase translates to MPRLQLDGSSLHFEESGAGAPVLLLHGLGSSGQDWELVAPRLAAHRRVIVPDIRGHGRSDKPAGPYGVPLFARDIAAFCDRLGLARVDVVGLSMGGMIGFQLAVDRPELVRSLVVINSGPDMVARTLRLKLSFALRMAILKLLGPRTLARVIAPKLFPKPEQAELRRRVVESLGANEPDAYRRATRGLAGWTVLERLKDITCPVLVLASDRDYTPLSVKKAYVDLLGNARLQELKDSGHAAPLDQPEQIVEAVKGFYRELEGTAHDTRGLGGR, encoded by the coding sequence ATGCCCAGGCTCCAGCTCGATGGCTCATCCCTTCACTTCGAGGAGTCCGGCGCGGGCGCGCCCGTCCTGCTCCTCCATGGACTCGGCTCCTCGGGACAGGATTGGGAGCTCGTGGCGCCCCGGCTCGCCGCCCACCGCCGCGTCATCGTTCCCGACATCCGGGGCCACGGGCGCAGCGACAAGCCGGCGGGGCCCTATGGGGTGCCGCTCTTCGCCCGGGACATCGCGGCCTTCTGCGACCGGCTGGGCCTGGCCCGCGTGGATGTCGTCGGCCTCTCGATGGGAGGGATGATCGGCTTCCAGCTCGCGGTGGATCGCCCGGAGCTCGTGCGCAGCCTGGTCGTCATCAACAGCGGGCCGGACATGGTTGCGCGAACGCTGCGCCTGAAGCTCTCGTTCGCGCTGCGGATGGCGATCCTGAAGCTCCTCGGACCGAGGACCCTGGCCAGGGTGATCGCTCCGAAGCTCTTTCCCAAGCCGGAGCAGGCGGAGCTACGGCGCCGGGTCGTGGAGTCGCTCGGGGCCAACGAGCCGGACGCCTATCGGCGCGCGACCCGCGGGCTCGCTGGCTGGACCGTCCTGGAGCGGCTGAAGGACATCACGTGTCCTGTCCTGGTCCTCGCCTCGGATCGTGACTACACACCGCTGTCCGTGAAGAAGGCGTATGTCGACCTGCTCGGGAACGCCCGTCTCCAGGAGCTGAAGGACTCCGGCCACGCCGCCCCGCTCGACCAGCCCGAGCAGATCGTCGAGGCGGTGAAGGGGTTCTACCGCGAGCTCGAGGGGACAGCCCACGACACGCGAGGCCTGGGCGGGCGCTAG
- a CDS encoding TetR/AcrR family transcriptional regulator, with product MPEGTRRRILEAALRLFASQGFHGTSIRDVAKELELQPSALYSHFPSKEHILAALVQVGHEAHHEALRTAMLDAGNAPEAQVRALIRAHTVTHATHPLLAVVVNEEVNALPPELAAPALVLRQQSAALLLQVIERGVALGRFSPPHPVATAAAISAMGVRIPYWYEPGGALDIDSLANIHAELALRMLGARG from the coding sequence GTGCCCGAGGGCACCCGACGACGGATTCTCGAGGCGGCCCTGAGGCTCTTCGCGAGCCAGGGGTTTCACGGCACGTCGATCCGGGATGTCGCGAAGGAGCTGGAGCTACAGCCCAGCGCGCTGTACTCGCACTTCCCCTCCAAGGAGCACATCCTCGCCGCGCTGGTCCAGGTCGGCCATGAGGCGCATCACGAGGCGCTCCGCACGGCGATGCTGGACGCGGGCAACGCGCCAGAGGCGCAGGTGCGAGCGCTCATCCGGGCCCATACCGTCACGCATGCGACCCATCCGCTCTTGGCGGTCGTGGTGAACGAGGAGGTCAACGCACTGCCACCCGAGCTCGCCGCACCAGCGCTGGTGCTGCGCCAGCAGTCCGCCGCCCTGCTGCTCCAGGTCATCGAGCGCGGCGTGGCACTGGGCCGGTTCTCCCCTCCCCACCCGGTCGCGACCGCGGCGGCGATCTCCGCGATGGGTGTGCGCATCCCGTATTGGTACGAGCCGGGCGGGGCACTCGATATCGACTCCCTCGCCAACATCCATGCCGAGCTGGCGCTCCGCATGCTGGGAGCTCGCGGATGA
- a CDS encoding N-acyl homoserine lactonase family protein: protein MKKNMSRIPRLLLFMLLPVLGAACAGARSPAAGAPGSTAEDAPAIRLYVLDCGRIEINDMGFFSGSGAPTGQAGTLTVPCFLIRHPQGVFLWDTGLSDSLAQAPGADPVGNRTYVDTPLSAQLRQLGLEHADVRYVALSHLHADHAGNANAFTSSTWILQRRELEWATQTPTPLGVDATVFSAYRTAKLQLLDGDADVFGDGSVRIVQTPGHTPGHQSLVVRLPRAGTFVLSGDLCHTRENWRNHVVPHFSFSRPQMIESLDRAEALVKDSHGRFVVQHAPEDVRALPKFPAYLE, encoded by the coding sequence ATGAAGAAGAACATGTCCCGAATCCCTCGCCTGCTTTTGTTCATGCTCTTGCCCGTGCTTGGCGCCGCGTGCGCCGGGGCGAGGTCACCCGCCGCCGGCGCGCCGGGCTCCACCGCCGAGGATGCACCTGCGATTCGTCTCTACGTGCTCGACTGCGGCCGGATCGAAATCAATGACATGGGCTTCTTCTCGGGCAGCGGCGCGCCCACGGGTCAGGCCGGCACGCTCACCGTCCCGTGCTTCTTGATCCGGCATCCCCAGGGCGTGTTCTTGTGGGACACGGGGCTGAGTGACTCCCTTGCCCAGGCGCCCGGGGCCGACCCGGTGGGGAACCGGACCTACGTCGATACTCCGCTGAGCGCTCAATTGAGGCAGCTCGGTCTCGAGCACGCGGATGTGCGCTACGTCGCCCTTTCACATCTGCATGCCGACCATGCCGGCAATGCCAACGCGTTCACCTCGTCCACGTGGATCCTCCAGAGGCGCGAGCTCGAGTGGGCGACCCAGACCCCGACGCCACTGGGTGTGGATGCGACGGTGTTCTCCGCGTATCGCACGGCGAAGCTGCAGCTCCTCGACGGCGATGCCGACGTCTTCGGCGACGGCAGCGTGCGCATCGTCCAGACGCCCGGGCATACCCCCGGACATCAGTCGCTCGTCGTCCGGCTTCCGCGGGCGGGCACGTTCGTCCTGTCGGGCGACCTCTGCCATACGCGCGAGAACTGGCGGAACCATGTCGTGCCGCACTTCAGCTTCAGCCGTCCGCAGATGATCGAGTCCCTCGACCGGGCCGAGGCGCTCGTCAAGGACTCCCACGGGCGCTTCGTGGTGCAGCATGCGCCGGAGGACGTGCGCGCACTGCCGAAGTTCCCGGCCTATCTGGAGTGA
- a CDS encoding response regulator, translating to MTSTGPIIRILVVDDHPLLREGLSAMISGQSDMALVAEAENGEQALQAFRHHRPDITLMDVRMPTMGGIDAITAIRTEFPTARIIVLTTYEGDAQALRAIKAGASGYLLKSMLRKELVETIRSVHAGRRRISADIASEMAEHMADDELTARERDVLAHVAAGNANKEVAARMGISEETVKTHMKNVLTKLGAKDRTHAVVVALKRGIIDI from the coding sequence ATGACTTCCACGGGCCCGATCATTCGCATCCTGGTCGTCGACGACCATCCCCTGCTGCGCGAAGGGCTCAGTGCCATGATCTCCGGGCAATCGGACATGGCGCTGGTCGCCGAAGCGGAGAATGGCGAGCAGGCCTTGCAAGCCTTCCGCCACCATCGGCCCGACATCACGCTGATGGATGTGCGGATGCCCACCATGGGCGGCATCGATGCAATCACCGCGATCCGCACCGAGTTCCCCACGGCCCGGATCATCGTCCTGACGACCTACGAGGGCGACGCACAGGCGCTGCGCGCCATCAAGGCCGGTGCGTCCGGTTATCTGCTCAAGAGCATGCTGCGCAAGGAGCTGGTGGAGACGATCCGCAGCGTGCACGCGGGACGTCGCCGCATCTCCGCGGACATCGCCTCCGAGATGGCCGAGCACATGGCGGACGACGAGCTGACGGCACGCGAGCGCGACGTCCTGGCCCACGTCGCCGCCGGGAACGCCAACAAGGAGGTCGCCGCCCGGATGGGCATCTCCGAGGAGACGGTCAAGACGCACATGAAGAACGTCCTGACCAAGCTCGGCGCCAAGGACAGGACGCATGCGGTGGTGGTCGCGCTGAAGCGGGGCATCATCGACATCTGA
- a CDS encoding sensor histidine kinase codes for MTTNTASAYTIVETLQAGSGTRLLRAFRNSDHQPVILKVIDSKRGRPQDLERLKHELEIGKTLDVRSVISPLALGTYEGLPVLILEDFGGEPLDHLLGSPMDTGRFLALALRITAAVADVHRRSVVHKNLKPQNILVRASTGEVKLTDFSIASRLPREHTSPRSPRHIEGSLPYMSPEQTGRTNRAIDSRSDLYSLGVTYYQMLTGRLPFDARDPLEWVHSHIARLPPSPSEVVPGVPETLSRIVMKLLAKTADERYQSAHGLAHDLERCLAQWREHGALEPFPLGERDVSGLLRIPQKLYGREAELAHLRDALGRVVTRGTPELVLVGGNSGIGKSSLVRELHETVVRAGGKFLSGKFEPYARNVPYATVAQAFKALVLDLLAEDEERLRATKQALWEALGSNGKLILDLLPPLEHLLGRLPPVPELPPTEAERRFRGVFRKFLGVFATREHPLVLFLDDLQWVDSSSLGLIEDLLVAPGTRHLLLIGTWRDNEVSASHPLTMALERIRKTSARVSGLVLEPLRLEHVVQLVADTVRAVDREHVRPLATLVYEKTAGTPFFILQFLTTLYEERLLEFDESSATWRWDIERIRQKGYTDNVVDFLLGKLVGLPATVQDVLETAACIGSKGKIALLALAGGRSEEETRQDLCGAIREGLVLSSRDAYAFAHDRVQLAAYSLLSEGHRDELHLRIGRLLMARTPPDELEERLFDVVTQLDLGAAMVTEPGERTRIAELNLRAARKAKASAAYRIATSYLATGMEMLDRDSWEHQYRLTYESFLERAHCEFLSGNSDEAGRLFPVLLRHARTRVDKAAVICIQINTHLTRGELRECIETALAGLRMFGIEMSPNPSASEVEQVYRSVWNHLGNRPIEELLAQPPMTDPDVQAAMNILTNLRVPAFSSDLHLLSLSLCHAMLLSLRHGNAATSPPNYAWFGMVLCHAYHRYEEGYRFARLALELSGRSELIAYKAKMYSCLGVVSFWSRPIDTGLEFLRTAIRVGEEDGDVLASCYAWHHIVSQMFVRGDTLADVHRESGRGLDFIQRARFQDALDTTLIVDRLVQALRGETRHLSSFDDERFSEAELESRLLGGQNKTVMCLYHLMRLAALFMAGDYAEALAAGRRGKALLGSCLALVHVYLFHFHDALALAAVYSELPSEQRREALDDLSAHHEQLREWAELYPPTFQSAHLLVSAELARLSGRGEEAMRLYEESIRSARTNGLVQHEGLAYEFASRFYRTRGLELIADTYLREARACYVRWGAEGKVKWLDQRHPHLVERQPLEPLVTISARTEQLDLLSVFKASQSISGEIILDKLLRKLLEVVLEQGGAQKGCLLLSRGGALSIEAEATLVEGRGVVTQVLQSQPLSSSTLVPVSIVHYVVRTKERVILDDAATAVKYASDAYMAHARPRSLLCLPILRQAEVVGLLYLENDLVPGAFTPERLAALELLASQAAISLENALLLSREQSARSMAELAERRSRFLAEAGELLSESLQYEATLTRLSRLCVRSMADWCVIDLVEDGALRRLAGAHADPAKETLLRKLQLRHPPTQGSAHGATRVQRSHQPLVLPELSDDIIRRMTDDEEHRQLIHALGSRSALVVPIMTRGELLGAISLVSGEPGFRYGSAELELAQEVARRAATAIDNARLYRKTQEAIRVRDEFLSVASHEFNTPLTSLTLSLQALLRSIQVGRRVEPQELKRQLERALLQGARLGRLNRALLDVSLLHSGRLPLELMDVELGAVVRETLEHFAPELARARCPISVQEDARAVGSWDRTRLGQVVANLLSNAIKFGAGRPIELHIGMRDGRARLSVTDHGIGIEPSQRARIFGRFERAVSERHYGGLGLGLYISRGIAEAHGGTLQVESQPGEGATFTVELPCAGPTAQEGRVNR; via the coding sequence ATGACGACGAACACCGCCTCTGCCTACACCATTGTCGAGACCCTCCAGGCAGGCAGTGGCACGCGTCTGCTTCGCGCCTTCCGGAATTCAGATCACCAACCGGTCATCCTCAAGGTCATCGACTCGAAGCGCGGCCGTCCCCAGGACCTCGAGCGCTTGAAGCATGAGCTGGAGATTGGCAAGACACTGGACGTCCGGAGCGTCATCAGTCCACTCGCCCTCGGGACGTACGAGGGCCTCCCGGTCCTCATCCTGGAGGATTTCGGCGGCGAACCGCTCGATCACCTCCTCGGCTCACCGATGGACACCGGGCGTTTCCTCGCGCTTGCTCTGCGCATCACGGCGGCGGTCGCGGACGTCCATCGGCGCAGCGTCGTCCACAAGAACCTCAAGCCCCAGAACATCCTCGTCAGGGCCTCCACGGGTGAGGTGAAGCTGACGGACTTCAGTATCGCCTCGCGTCTCCCTCGCGAGCACACGTCCCCGCGCAGTCCGCGTCATATCGAGGGCTCCCTGCCCTATATGTCTCCCGAGCAGACCGGACGGACGAACCGGGCGATCGACAGCCGCTCCGATCTCTACTCGCTCGGCGTCACGTACTACCAGATGCTCACGGGCAGGCTTCCGTTCGACGCGAGAGATCCCCTGGAGTGGGTCCATTCCCACATCGCCCGCCTGCCTCCCTCGCCCTCCGAGGTCGTCCCGGGGGTGCCCGAGACGCTCTCGCGCATCGTGATGAAGCTCCTGGCCAAGACGGCGGACGAGCGCTACCAGAGCGCACACGGCCTCGCCCATGACCTGGAAAGGTGCCTGGCGCAATGGCGCGAGCACGGCGCCCTCGAGCCGTTCCCCCTGGGAGAGCGGGACGTCTCCGGCCTCCTGCGGATTCCCCAGAAGCTCTACGGACGCGAGGCCGAGCTGGCCCACCTGCGCGACGCCCTCGGCCGCGTGGTGACCCGGGGGACGCCAGAGCTCGTGCTCGTGGGCGGAAACTCCGGCATCGGCAAGTCCTCCCTCGTGCGCGAGCTCCACGAAACCGTCGTCCGGGCCGGAGGGAAGTTCCTGTCGGGCAAGTTCGAGCCGTACGCGAGGAACGTTCCGTATGCCACCGTGGCCCAGGCCTTCAAGGCGCTCGTGCTCGACCTGCTGGCCGAGGACGAGGAGCGGCTGCGCGCCACGAAGCAGGCGCTCTGGGAGGCGCTCGGTTCGAACGGCAAGCTGATCCTCGACCTGCTCCCCCCGCTCGAGCACCTCCTCGGAAGATTGCCGCCCGTTCCCGAGCTACCGCCCACCGAGGCGGAGCGGCGATTCCGCGGCGTCTTCCGGAAGTTCCTGGGGGTATTCGCCACACGCGAACACCCCCTCGTCCTCTTCCTCGATGATCTTCAATGGGTCGACTCGAGCAGCCTCGGCCTCATCGAGGATCTCCTCGTCGCGCCCGGGACGCGCCACCTGCTCCTCATCGGGACCTGGCGTGACAACGAGGTCTCCGCCTCGCACCCGCTCACGATGGCCCTCGAGCGGATACGGAAGACCTCCGCGCGGGTGAGTGGGCTCGTCCTCGAGCCGCTCCGGTTGGAGCACGTGGTCCAGCTCGTGGCGGACACCGTGCGCGCGGTGGACCGGGAGCATGTCCGCCCTCTGGCCACCCTGGTCTACGAGAAGACGGCGGGCACCCCCTTCTTCATCCTCCAGTTCCTGACGACCCTGTATGAGGAGCGACTGCTCGAGTTCGACGAGTCCTCCGCGACCTGGCGCTGGGACATCGAGCGGATCCGCCAGAAGGGCTACACGGACAACGTCGTCGACTTCCTGCTCGGGAAGCTCGTGGGGCTGCCCGCCACCGTGCAGGACGTCCTCGAAACCGCGGCCTGCATCGGCAGCAAGGGAAAGATAGCCCTGCTCGCGCTGGCGGGAGGGAGGTCCGAGGAGGAAACCCGCCAGGACCTGTGTGGTGCGATCCGCGAGGGGCTCGTCCTCTCCTCGCGAGATGCCTACGCCTTCGCGCACGACCGCGTGCAACTGGCCGCCTACTCGCTCCTGTCCGAGGGACACAGGGATGAGCTGCACCTGCGGATCGGCCGTCTGCTCATGGCTCGTACCCCGCCGGACGAGCTCGAGGAGCGGCTCTTCGACGTCGTGACGCAGCTCGATCTGGGCGCGGCCATGGTGACGGAGCCGGGGGAACGAACCCGTATCGCGGAGCTGAACCTGCGCGCCGCGCGCAAGGCCAAGGCCTCCGCGGCCTACCGGATCGCCACCAGCTACCTCGCCACGGGAATGGAGATGCTCGACAGGGACTCCTGGGAGCACCAGTACAGACTCACCTACGAGTCGTTCCTGGAACGGGCGCATTGCGAGTTCCTGAGCGGAAACTCCGACGAGGCCGGGCGGCTCTTCCCCGTGCTCCTGCGGCACGCCCGGACTCGCGTCGACAAGGCCGCCGTCATCTGCATCCAGATCAACACCCACCTCACCCGGGGTGAGCTCCGCGAGTGCATCGAGACCGCGCTCGCGGGGCTTCGGATGTTTGGGATCGAGATGTCGCCGAATCCCTCGGCGAGCGAGGTGGAGCAGGTCTACCGCTCGGTCTGGAACCATCTCGGCAACCGGCCTATCGAGGAGCTCCTCGCGCAGCCCCCCATGACGGACCCCGACGTGCAGGCCGCCATGAACATCCTGACCAATCTGCGCGTGCCCGCGTTCTCCTCGGACCTCCACCTCCTCAGCCTCTCCCTCTGCCACGCGATGCTCCTCAGCCTTCGCCACGGCAATGCCGCCACCTCGCCGCCCAACTACGCCTGGTTCGGCATGGTCCTGTGCCACGCGTATCACCGGTACGAGGAGGGATACCGGTTCGCCAGGCTCGCCCTCGAGTTGTCCGGGAGGTCCGAGCTCATCGCCTACAAGGCGAAGATGTACTCGTGCCTGGGGGTCGTCTCGTTCTGGAGCCGCCCCATCGACACGGGCCTGGAGTTCCTGCGCACCGCCATCAGGGTCGGCGAAGAGGACGGAGACGTGCTGGCGAGCTGTTACGCCTGGCACCACATCGTCAGCCAGATGTTCGTGCGGGGCGATACCCTGGCCGACGTCCATCGCGAATCAGGGCGGGGCCTCGACTTCATCCAACGGGCCAGATTCCAGGATGCCCTCGATACCACTCTCATCGTGGATCGCCTCGTCCAGGCCCTGCGGGGGGAGACCCGGCACCTCTCGAGCTTCGACGACGAGCGCTTCAGCGAGGCGGAGCTCGAGTCCCGGTTGCTCGGGGGGCAGAACAAGACGGTGATGTGCCTGTACCATTTGATGCGGCTCGCGGCGCTGTTCATGGCGGGTGACTACGCGGAGGCCCTCGCCGCGGGCAGGCGGGGCAAGGCACTGCTGGGGTCCTGCCTCGCCCTGGTCCACGTCTATCTCTTCCATTTCCATGACGCCCTGGCGCTGGCGGCCGTCTACTCCGAGCTCCCATCCGAACAGCGGCGAGAAGCCCTGGATGACCTCTCCGCGCACCACGAGCAGCTCCGGGAATGGGCGGAGCTCTACCCGCCGACCTTCCAGAGCGCTCATCTCCTCGTCTCCGCGGAGCTCGCCCGCCTGTCGGGCAGGGGTGAGGAGGCCATGCGGCTCTACGAGGAGTCCATCCGGTCGGCCCGGACGAACGGCCTCGTGCAGCACGAGGGGCTCGCCTACGAGTTCGCGTCGCGGTTCTACCGGACACGTGGGCTCGAGCTGATCGCCGACACCTACCTGCGCGAGGCCCGCGCCTGCTATGTGCGCTGGGGAGCCGAAGGCAAGGTGAAGTGGCTCGACCAGCGTCATCCCCACCTCGTGGAGAGACAGCCCCTCGAGCCCCTGGTCACCATCTCCGCCCGGACCGAGCAGCTGGATCTGCTCTCGGTATTCAAGGCGTCGCAGAGCATCTCGGGGGAGATCATCCTCGACAAACTCCTGCGCAAGCTGCTCGAGGTCGTGCTCGAGCAGGGCGGAGCGCAGAAGGGCTGCCTGCTCCTCTCCAGGGGGGGTGCCCTGTCGATCGAGGCCGAGGCGACACTCGTCGAGGGAAGAGGGGTGGTGACACAGGTCCTGCAGTCACAGCCCCTCTCGTCGTCGACGCTCGTCCCCGTCTCGATCGTCCATTACGTGGTGCGGACGAAGGAGCGCGTCATCCTCGACGACGCCGCCACGGCCGTGAAATACGCCTCGGACGCGTACATGGCCCACGCCCGGCCCAGGTCGCTCCTGTGTCTGCCCATCCTCCGGCAGGCCGAGGTGGTCGGTCTGCTGTATCTGGAGAACGACCTCGTCCCCGGCGCGTTCACGCCCGAGCGGCTCGCCGCGCTCGAGCTGCTCGCCTCCCAGGCCGCCATCTCCCTGGAGAACGCGCTGCTGCTCTCCAGGGAGCAATCGGCCCGGTCGATGGCCGAGCTCGCGGAGCGCCGCTCGAGGTTCCTCGCCGAGGCGGGAGAGCTCCTCTCGGAGTCACTCCAGTACGAGGCGACACTCACGCGGCTCAGCCGGCTGTGTGTCCGCTCGATGGCCGACTGGTGTGTGATCGACCTCGTGGAGGATGGGGCGCTCCGCCGCCTGGCCGGTGCGCACGCCGATCCCGCGAAGGAAACCCTGCTCCGCAAGCTCCAACTGCGTCATCCGCCTACCCAGGGTTCGGCTCATGGGGCGACCCGGGTGCAGCGCAGCCACCAGCCACTCGTCCTGCCGGAGCTGTCCGACGACATCATCCGGCGTATGACCGACGACGAGGAGCATCGGCAGCTCATCCATGCACTGGGGAGCCGCTCGGCGCTGGTCGTGCCCATCATGACACGTGGAGAGTTGCTCGGGGCGATCAGCCTCGTTTCGGGCGAGCCGGGGTTTCGCTACGGGAGCGCCGAGCTCGAGCTGGCACAAGAGGTGGCTCGCCGCGCCGCGACCGCCATCGATAATGCGCGGCTCTACAGGAAGACCCAGGAGGCCATCCGTGTGCGGGACGAATTCCTGTCCGTCGCCTCGCATGAGTTCAATACGCCGCTGACCTCCCTCACGCTCTCACTTCAAGCCCTGCTCAGGTCCATCCAGGTGGGACGGCGTGTCGAGCCACAGGAGCTGAAGAGGCAGCTCGAGCGCGCGCTGCTGCAGGGAGCACGCCTCGGCAGACTGAACCGCGCCCTCCTCGACGTCTCACTGCTGCACTCGGGGCGCCTTCCCCTGGAGCTCATGGATGTCGAGCTCGGGGCCGTCGTCCGCGAGACGCTCGAGCACTTCGCACCCGAGTTGGCACGGGCCCGGTGTCCCATCTCGGTCCAGGAAGACGCCCGGGCCGTGGGCTCGTGGGATCGCACCCGCCTCGGGCAGGTCGTCGCCAACCTCCTGTCCAATGCCATCAAGTTCGGAGCGGGTCGGCCCATCGAGCTCCACATCGGGATGCGGGACGGAAGAGCACGCTTGAGCGTCACGGACCATGGAATCGGCATCGAGCCGAGCCAGCGTGCCCGGATCTTCGGCCGCTTCGAGCGCGCCGTCTCGGAGAGGCACTACGGCGGATTGGGCCTCGGCCTGTACATCAGCCGAGGGATCGCCGAGGCGCATGGGGGGACGCTCCAGGTCGAGAGCCAACCGGGAGAGGGGGCGACCTTCACGGTCGAGCTTCCGTGTGCGGGCCCGACCGCTCAAGAGGGCAGGGTGAATCGGTAG
- a CDS encoding extracellular catalytic domain type 1 short-chain-length polyhydroxyalkanoate depolymerase has product MKRSDGVFARIGVLLLVLVALSGAPAHAGSWVHGNYTSVWGSRGFQLWVPTGYQPGQALPLVVALHGCFQNPDQFAGLSRLNQKADAEKFLVLYPNQATITNGTQCWNFMIATNQERGIGEPSLIVGMVGWVKSRYTVDNHRVYVGGVSAGAVMSSILLACYSDVFAAGMVGAGAMYKAATTASGSAYAMVFGSIYNPDDRGRDAWECSGRPRWQVPVLVLHGTEDTVVNPINGEQVVRQFLQTNDYGDDGANNDSVPYAPTRVWYGSAPGGRAYTVKDYQYAGRLLVQKYELHGMDHAWPGGDPSYLFSDPSGPDATSIMWDFLKQHSR; this is encoded by the coding sequence ATGAAGCGGAGTGATGGCGTTTTCGCGCGCATCGGTGTGTTGCTGCTCGTGCTCGTCGCGCTGTCTGGAGCCCCGGCCCATGCCGGCTCGTGGGTTCATGGCAACTACACGAGTGTCTGGGGCTCCCGAGGTTTCCAGCTCTGGGTCCCGACTGGTTATCAGCCGGGACAGGCGCTCCCGCTGGTGGTGGCGCTGCACGGCTGCTTCCAGAATCCAGATCAATTCGCCGGCCTCTCGCGGCTGAATCAGAAAGCGGACGCGGAGAAGTTCCTGGTGCTCTACCCGAACCAGGCGACGATCACCAATGGCACACAATGTTGGAATTTCATGATCGCCACCAACCAGGAGCGTGGCATCGGTGAGCCTTCCCTCATCGTGGGCATGGTGGGCTGGGTGAAGAGCCGTTACACGGTGGACAACCACCGTGTCTATGTCGGGGGAGTCTCCGCGGGCGCGGTCATGAGCAGCATCCTGCTCGCCTGTTATTCGGATGTATTCGCCGCCGGCATGGTGGGGGCCGGGGCGATGTACAAGGCGGCGACCACCGCCTCCGGCAGCGCCTATGCCATGGTCTTCGGCAGCATCTACAACCCCGATGACCGCGGCCGTGACGCCTGGGAGTGCTCGGGCAGGCCTCGCTGGCAGGTGCCCGTGCTCGTCCTCCACGGCACCGAGGATACCGTCGTCAACCCGATCAACGGCGAGCAGGTGGTGCGGCAGTTCCTGCAGACCAACGATTACGGTGATGACGGTGCCAACAACGACAGCGTGCCCTACGCGCCCACCCGCGTCTGGTATGGCAGCGCGCCCGGCGGTCGCGCCTACACCGTCAAGGATTACCAGTACGCCGGCCGTCTACTGGTCCAGAAGTACGAGCTCCACGGCATGGATCACGCCTGGCCCGGTGGAGATCCCTCCTACCTGTTCTCGGACCCCTCCGGTCCCGATGCCACCTCCATCATGTGGGACTTCCTGAAACAGCATTCGCGTTAG